Proteins found in one Terribacillus sp. DMT04 genomic segment:
- a CDS encoding 50S ribosomal protein L7ae-like protein yields MSYEKVAQANTGIVIGTKQTLKAMKQAKVETVVIANDAAEHITSQVRKLAEELGIPVIQVDSMKRLGEACGIDVGTATLAIKR; encoded by the coding sequence ATGTCTTATGAAAAAGTAGCACAAGCTAACACGGGAATCGTTATCGGAACCAAACAAACACTGAAAGCCATGAAGCAGGCTAAAGTGGAAACAGTTGTCATTGCAAATGACGCTGCCGAGCACATTACCAGCCAGGTAAGAAAGCTGGCAGAAGAATTAGGCATACCAGTAATCCAAGTCGATTCTATGAAACGATTAGGAGAAGCTTGTGGCATAGATGTAGGGACAGCTACTTTGGCAATTAAAAGATAG
- the rpoC gene encoding DNA-directed RNA polymerase subunit beta': protein MIDVNNFEFMKIGLASPDKIRSWSYGEVKKPETINYRTLKPEKDGLFCERIFGPQKDWECHCGKYKRVRYKGVVCDRCGVEVTKAKVRRERMGHIELAAPVSHIWYFKGIPSRMGLVLDMSPRALEEVIYFAAYIVTETGDTALEKKQLLSEKEYRLYREKYGNTFQAQMGAEAIRKLLSDIDAEKEVETLREELKTAQGQRRTRAIKRLEVLEAFRNSGNDPSWMVLDVLPIIPPELRPMVQLDGGRFATSDLNDLYRRVINRNNRLKRLLDLGAPSIIVQNEKRMLQEAVDALIDNGRRGRPVTGPGNRPLKSLSHMLKGKQGRFRQNLLGKRVDYSGRSVIVVGPHLKMYQCGLPKEMALELFKPFIMKELVEKGLAHNIKSAKRKIERLHPEVWDVLEEVIREHPVLLNRAPTLHRLGIQAFEPTLVEGRAIRLHPLVCTAYNADFDGDQMAVHVPLSAEAQAEARILMLAAQNILNPKDGKPVVTPSQDMVLGNYYLTLEREDAIGEGKIFNDVNEAMLAYQNGYVHLHTRVAVHAGSLKNETFTAEQNEQILLTSVGKLIFNTILPSSFPYMNEPTRENLEEKTPAHYFVEKGANIKEEIAKRDVISPFKKGFLGDIIAEVFKRFKISETSKMLDRMKDLGFSYSTKAGITVGISDIVVLKEKTEILDEAQSRVDKVLKQFRRGLITEEERYDRVISIWSKAKDDIQERLMKSLSNRNPIFMMSDSGARGNASNFTQLAGMRGLMANPAGRIIELPIKSSFREGLTVLEYFISTHGARKGLADTALKTADSGYLTRRLVDVAQDVIIREEDCGTDRSLKVRALTEGTEMIEPLYDRLVGRTAFENVKHPETGDVIVTKNELINEDTARQIIEAGIEEVSIRTVFTCNTKHGACKKCYGRNLATGSDVEVGEAVGIIAAQSIGEPGTQLTMRTFHTGGVAGDDITQGLPRIQELFEARHPKGQAVISEIKGTVIEINEVKEKQEVVVQGTVETKTYTAPYGARLRVAEGDAIEAGEGLTEGSIDPKELLRVRGVAGVQQYLLKEVQKVYRMQGVEIGDKHVEVMVRQMLRKVRVVDSGQTNVLPGSLLEIHQFREANRSVLQEDLQPASGKPVLLGITKASLETDSFLSAASFQETTRVLTDAAIKGKRDELLGLKENVIIGKLVPAGTGMPQYRKIKAKLDVPEETTEDQDLESVTP, encoded by the coding sequence TTGATAGATGTAAATAATTTTGAGTTTATGAAAATAGGTTTGGCTTCACCTGATAAGATTCGTTCTTGGTCTTACGGAGAAGTGAAAAAGCCGGAAACGATCAACTATCGTACGTTGAAACCCGAGAAAGACGGTTTGTTCTGTGAACGTATCTTCGGTCCTCAAAAAGACTGGGAATGTCACTGCGGAAAATACAAACGCGTCCGTTATAAAGGTGTCGTATGTGATCGATGCGGCGTAGAAGTTACCAAAGCAAAAGTACGCCGTGAGCGTATGGGACACATCGAGCTAGCTGCTCCTGTGTCTCACATTTGGTACTTTAAAGGTATTCCAAGCCGTATGGGTCTTGTACTAGATATGTCCCCTCGCGCGCTTGAAGAAGTTATTTACTTTGCAGCGTACATCGTTACAGAAACTGGCGACACAGCGCTTGAGAAGAAACAACTTCTTTCTGAGAAGGAATATCGCCTTTATCGCGAAAAATACGGTAATACGTTCCAAGCTCAAATGGGCGCGGAAGCTATCCGTAAACTTCTTTCTGATATTGATGCAGAAAAAGAAGTAGAAACACTGCGTGAAGAATTAAAAACAGCACAAGGTCAGCGCAGAACGCGTGCGATCAAACGTTTGGAAGTTTTAGAAGCATTCCGTAATTCTGGAAACGATCCTTCATGGATGGTATTGGATGTACTTCCAATTATCCCGCCGGAGCTTCGTCCGATGGTACAGCTTGACGGAGGACGTTTTGCTACGTCTGACTTGAACGATTTGTACCGCCGTGTAATCAACCGGAACAACCGTCTGAAACGCTTGCTTGATCTTGGTGCTCCTAGCATTATCGTACAAAACGAAAAACGTATGCTTCAGGAAGCTGTTGATGCGTTGATCGATAACGGCCGCCGCGGTCGTCCAGTTACAGGTCCTGGTAACCGCCCGTTGAAATCTCTTTCTCATATGCTGAAAGGGAAGCAAGGACGTTTCCGTCAGAACTTACTAGGTAAACGTGTAGACTATTCCGGTCGTTCCGTAATCGTTGTAGGTCCGCATCTGAAGATGTATCAGTGTGGTCTTCCGAAAGAAATGGCACTTGAGCTATTCAAACCATTCATCATGAAAGAATTGGTTGAAAAAGGACTTGCGCATAATATTAAATCTGCAAAACGTAAAATCGAACGCTTGCACCCAGAAGTATGGGATGTACTCGAGGAAGTTATCCGCGAGCATCCAGTATTGCTTAACCGTGCCCCTACGCTTCACCGCCTAGGTATTCAGGCATTCGAACCAACATTAGTAGAAGGCCGTGCAATCCGTCTTCACCCGCTCGTATGTACAGCATATAACGCTGACTTTGATGGTGACCAGATGGCCGTTCACGTACCTCTATCTGCAGAAGCGCAAGCAGAAGCTCGTATTCTAATGCTTGCAGCGCAGAACATCTTGAACCCGAAAGATGGTAAACCAGTTGTTACGCCGTCTCAGGATATGGTACTAGGTAACTACTACTTGACGCTTGAGCGCGAAGATGCCATCGGTGAAGGTAAGATTTTCAATGATGTTAACGAAGCGATGCTTGCATATCAGAACGGCTATGTACACTTGCACACTCGTGTAGCAGTACATGCAGGTTCACTGAAAAACGAAACATTTACTGCAGAGCAGAATGAACAGATTTTGCTTACATCAGTAGGTAAATTGATCTTTAATACGATCTTGCCGAGCTCGTTCCCTTATATGAACGAACCAACTCGCGAGAACTTAGAAGAAAAAACACCTGCACACTACTTCGTAGAGAAGGGTGCGAACATTAAAGAGGAAATCGCTAAGCGCGATGTTATCTCACCGTTCAAGAAAGGCTTCCTTGGAGACATCATCGCTGAAGTATTCAAGCGTTTCAAAATCAGCGAAACGTCTAAGATGCTTGACCGCATGAAAGATCTAGGATTCAGCTATTCTACAAAAGCAGGTATTACGGTTGGTATCTCTGATATCGTTGTATTGAAAGAGAAAACAGAAATTCTTGATGAGGCACAATCGCGTGTGGATAAAGTATTGAAACAGTTCCGCCGTGGTTTGATCACAGAAGAAGAACGTTACGACCGCGTTATCTCGATCTGGTCTAAAGCGAAGGATGACATTCAAGAACGTCTGATGAAATCCTTGAGCAACCGTAACCCGATCTTTATGATGAGTGACTCTGGTGCCCGTGGTAACGCATCTAACTTTACGCAGCTTGCTGGTATGCGTGGTCTGATGGCCAACCCGGCCGGCCGAATCATCGAATTGCCAATCAAGTCCAGTTTCCGTGAAGGTCTGACAGTACTCGAGTACTTCATCTCTACACACGGTGCGCGTAAAGGTCTTGCCGATACCGCTCTGAAAACAGCCGATTCTGGTTACTTGACTCGTCGTCTAGTAGACGTTGCACAGGATGTTATCATCCGTGAAGAAGATTGCGGAACGGATCGCAGCTTGAAAGTGCGCGCACTTACAGAAGGCACAGAAATGATTGAACCATTGTATGACCGTCTTGTTGGACGTACAGCATTTGAGAATGTGAAACATCCAGAAACAGGCGATGTCATCGTAACGAAGAATGAATTGATTAATGAAGATACAGCTAGACAGATTATTGAAGCAGGGATTGAAGAAGTATCAATCCGTACTGTGTTTACATGTAATACAAAACACGGAGCTTGTAAGAAATGTTATGGCCGTAACCTTGCAACTGGCAGCGACGTTGAAGTCGGCGAGGCAGTTGGTATCATCGCAGCACAATCTATCGGTGAACCAGGAACACAGCTTACAATGCGTACGTTCCACACAGGTGGGGTAGCTGGAGATGATATTACACAAGGTTTGCCGCGTATCCAGGAATTGTTCGAGGCGCGTCATCCGAAAGGTCAAGCGGTTATCTCTGAAATTAAAGGTACTGTCATCGAAATCAACGAAGTCAAAGAAAAACAAGAAGTTGTTGTTCAAGGTACCGTTGAGACGAAGACATACACAGCTCCATACGGCGCGCGTCTGCGTGTTGCAGAAGGCGATGCAATTGAAGCGGGTGAAGGACTGACTGAAGGTTCTATCGATCCGAAAGAATTGCTTCGTGTCCGCGGTGTAGCTGGCGTTCAGCAGTATCTATTGAAAGAGGTACAAAAAGTATATCGTATGCAAGGTGTAGAAATCGGTGATAAGCACGTAGAAGTAATGGTTCGTCAGATGCTTCGTAAAGTACGTGTTGTCGATTCCGGGCAAACGAATGTACTGCCAGGATCTCTTCTTGAGATTCACCAATTCAGAGAAGCAAACCGTTCTGTACTTCAAGAAGACTTACAGCCGGCAAGCGGTAAGCCAGTATTACTTGGTATTACGAAAGCTTCCCTGGAAACTGATTCCTTCTTGTCTGCTGCTTCCTTCCAGGAAACAACTCGTGTCTTGACTGATGCAGCAATTAAAGGTAAGCGTGATGAGCTTCTCGGCCTGAAAGAGAATGTTATCATCGGTAAACTAGTTCCAGCAGGTACTGGTATGCCGCAGTATCGTAAGATTAAAGCGAAACTGGATGTACCTGAAGAAACGACAGAAGATCAGGATTTAGAATCTGTTACACCGTAA